The stretch of DNA TTTAATTTGCTTAAATTTTCTTTGGACATCTTCTATAAATTTTTATAATTTAATCCTTAGCCTTAGCATTCCATACAAACAAGGCACATATTAATGACAACACTGCAGCTCCTAGCCAGAATATTTTTACTGTTGAAAAATCGTAAGCATCTATACCGTTTATTGTCGTATGATTGTCTCCAATTAAATAGCCGCTTATGGCATCTTGAATTCCGGCGCCTATATAACTTGCAATACCAATTAGTCCTAGAGCAGCACCTGAAGCTTTCTTTGAAGCAATATCTACTGCCATTAGCCCTCCTAAAAAGGTTATTAGAATCCCAATAGCAAAACCAAAAATGAACATGCTAGCCGTATCTACCCATGGGTAACCATCTGGATAAAACAGAAATAACGAAATGGCCATTACATTTAAAATACCCGCTATTAGTACCGGAACATTACGACTTCCTTTAAAATATTTATCTGAGATTATACCCGATATTATCGTACCAATAATACCACTAACCGCACTTACAGAAACAATAGAACTAGCTTCTAAAGTCGTATATCCCTTTTGTGCTTCTAAATAGTAAATCCCCCAACTTTCTATACCATATCTACTAACATACATTAAGGCACTGGCTAGTGCCAATATCCAGATATATGGATTTTTTAGGACTTCTTTCTGCAAAGCTCCAACTGATTTTCCTTTTGCCGAAACCGGGGCATGATCATTTTTATAATCTGCAATAGATGGCAACCCTTTACTCTCGGGAGAATCATGTAAAAATAGGGCAACCATTAAAGCTCCCGCTAAGCCAATTAATCCGGCTCCCCAAAAACCCCATTGCCAGCCTGAAATACTTACCATAAAGGCTACTACTATAAAGGTGATGGCTTTTCCTAGACCATGACTGGCGCTCCAGATACCATAATAGGTACCGCGTTCTTTGTTACTAAACCATCGTGATAAGGATACCACACTTGGTGCGGCTCCCATGGATTGAAACCAACCACTAAAGCCCCAAAGCACAACAAACATAGTAAAGGAGGTTGTAAAGCCCAACGCCAAATTGATGAGCGCAGTCAATAACAATCCTGTTGCCATAAAGCGACGTATATTGCTTCTATCTGCTAAAAAACCGTTTGTGAGTTTTCCTATGGCATAGGCAAAAAACAGTGCTGAACCGATCATACCTATTTCTGAATCGCTTAATATGCCTGAACCTACTATTGGCTTTTTTACCACACTTAAACTTAAACGACACACATAAAACAAGCTATAGCCTATAGTTGCAGAAATAAAGACCGCCCATCTTAAACGTTTGTATTTCTTATCGATTTCTTTTTGATTTTCAATTTTTGCTCCGACTGCTAATGCCGTATAAAAATTTATGATTCTTTTAATCATGGTGTGTTAATTAAAGGGGGTGTTTTATTTATTGAA from Flavivirga spongiicola encodes:
- a CDS encoding MFS transporter, giving the protein MIKRIINFYTALAVGAKIENQKEIDKKYKRLRWAVFISATIGYSLFYVCRLSLSVVKKPIVGSGILSDSEIGMIGSALFFAYAIGKLTNGFLADRSNIRRFMATGLLLTALINLALGFTTSFTMFVVLWGFSGWFQSMGAAPSVVSLSRWFSNKERGTYYGIWSASHGLGKAITFIVVAFMVSISGWQWGFWGAGLIGLAGALMVALFLHDSPESKGLPSIADYKNDHAPVSAKGKSVGALQKEVLKNPYIWILALASALMYVSRYGIESWGIYYLEAQKGYTTLEASSIVSVSAVSGIIGTIISGIISDKYFKGSRNVPVLIAGILNVMAISLFLFYPDGYPWVDTASMFIFGFAIGILITFLGGLMAVDIASKKASGAALGLIGIASYIGAGIQDAISGYLIGDNHTTINGIDAYDFSTVKIFWLGAAVLSLICALFVWNAKAKD